A DNA window from Suncus etruscus isolate mSunEtr1 chromosome 8, mSunEtr1.pri.cur, whole genome shotgun sequence contains the following coding sequences:
- the ACAD8 gene encoding isobutyryl-CoA dehydrogenase, mitochondrial, translating to MLRIWSSRVWKHLGLLRGTIPARTWSGRRCLVSCIDPSMGLNEDQKEFQKVAFDFAAQEMAPHMAEWDQKELFPVDVMRKAAQLGFGGIYVRPDVGGSGLSRLDTSVIFEALATGCTSTTAYISIHNMCVWMIDTFGNQEQRHKFCPPLCTMEKFASYCLTEPGSGSDAASLLTSAKRHGDHYVLNGSKAFISGGGESDTYVVMCRTGGPGPKGISCIVVEKGTPGLTFGKKEKKVGWNSQPTRAVIFEDCAVPVSNRIGAEGQGFLIAMKGLNGGRINVASCSLGAAHASVILTRDHLNVRKQFGEPLASNQYLQFKLADMATRLVASRLMIRSAAVALQEEREDAVALCSMAKLFATDECFAICNQALQMHGGYGYLKDYAVQQYVRDSRVHQILEGSNEVMRMLVSRNLLQE from the exons ATGCTGCGGATCTGGAGTTCGCGTGTCTGGAAGCATCTCGGCCTCCTGCGCGGTACCATCCCGGCCCGCACCTGGAGCGGCCGCCGCTGCCTGGTCTCCTGCATCGACC CTTCCATGGGACTAAATGAAGATCAGAAAGAGTTTCAAAAAGTGGCCTTTGACTTTGCTGCCCAGGAGATGGCTCCACATATGGCAGAGTGGGACCAGAAG GAGCTGTTCCCTGTGGACGTGATGCGGAAAGCAGCACAACTGGGCTTTGGAGGGATCTATGTCCGCCCTGACGTAGGGGGGTCCGGGCTGTCCCGGCTTGACACCTCTGTCATCTTCGAAGCCTTGGCCACGGGCTGCACCAGCACCACTGCCTATATCAGCATCCACAA cATGTGTGTCTGGATGATCGACACCTTTGGGAACCAAGAGCAGAGACACAAGTTCTGCCCCCCACTGTGCACCATGGAGAAGTTTGCATCCTACTGCCTCACCGAGCCGG GAAGTGGGAGTGATGCTGCCTCATTGCTGACCTCAGCTAAGCGGCACGGAGACCACTATGTCCTCAACGGCTCCAAG GCCTTCATCAGTGGAGGCGGTGAGTCTGACACCTATGTGGTCATGTGCCGGACCGGAGGGCCTGGGCCCAAAGGCATCTCCTGCATTGTTGTTGAGAAGGGCACTCCTGGCCTCACCTTTggcaagaaggaaaagaag GTGGGCTGGAACTCTCAGCCGACCCGAGCCGTGATCTTCGAGGACTGTGCAGTGCCTGTGTCCAACAGGATCGGGGCAGAGGGACAGGGTTTCCTCATCGCCATGAAGGGCCTGAATGGAGGGCGGATCAACGTTG CCTCCTGCTCTCTGGGGGCTGCACACGCGTCCGTCATCCTCACCCGTGATCACCTCAATGTCCGGAAGCAGTTTGGAGAGCCCCTGGCTAGTAACCAG TACCTGCAGTTCAAGCTGGCAGACATGGCCACTCGGCTGGTGGCCTCCCGGCTGATGATCCGCAGTGCGGCAGTGGCATTGCAGGAGGAACGCGAGGATGCCGTCGCCCTGTGCTCCATGGCCAAGCTCTTTGCCACGGACGAGTGCTTCGCT ATCTGCAACCAGGCCCTACAGATGCATGGGGGCTACGGCTACCTCAAGGACTATGCGGTGCAGCAGTACGTGCGTGACTCCAGAGTTCACCAGATCTTGGAAG GTAGCAACGAAGTGATGAGGATGTTGGTATCCCGCAACCTGCTGCAGGAGTAG